Proteins from one Triticum aestivum cultivar Chinese Spring chromosome 7A, IWGSC CS RefSeq v2.1, whole genome shotgun sequence genomic window:
- the LOC123151153 gene encoding chaperone protein ClpB1, giving the protein MPPDLSPGSRYIYTRAQNNDKAERAITTCSVLSALDAGRADPVVGRNDEIDRVICILCRRTKNCAALVGAAGVGKTAIVEGLAQRIAAGNVPDMLAGARILELDMGAVVAGTCWRGMFEERLKDAIKHAEEAGGKVILFIDELHMIVGAGDKGGPMDAANILKPALARGRIRCVGATTCQEYQRYIQTDAALERRFQKVVVEEPSVQGTITILKGLKQRYQEHHGLKIQDDALVAAAQLAARYITGRQFPDKAIDLIDEACSTAKVHFDKQKVENNIISSIFAPKELTVGPDHVAQVVSRCTRIPLTTLGQEEKEKLVHLAEKLHERVIGQDEAVNLVAQAVLRSRVGFGQSSRPIGSFLFLGPLGVGKTELAKALAERIFHNEKMLIRFDMSEYAESGSLSRLIGGPRSYEEDGKLTEKVKRSPYSVVLFDQVDKADPSIFKVFIQLLDDGTLTDGKGHVVDFKNTIIIMTSTLGAEHLTTRMGIGNTVKAGRGLLMGQVLKRLKPELIDRLSEVVIFELLSHDELKEILKIQMKDVIATVANKGVSLFITDAAQDVILSESYHLVSGARPIRRWVEKNVTTVLSNMLVNGEACEGSTISIDAADVNRGLRYHVLKKQGSTDP; this is encoded by the exons ATGCCCCCGGATCTGTCCCCTGGCAGCCGGTACATCTACACCCGCGCCCAGAACAACGACAAGGCGGAGCGGGCCATCACCACCTGCAGCGTGCTCAGCGCCTTGGACGCCGGCAGGGCTGATCCGGTCGTCGGCCGCAACGACGAGATTGACCGCGTCATCTGCATCCTCTGCCGCCGCACCAAGAACTGCGCCGCGCTTGTCGGCGCCGCGGGGGTCGGTAAGACGGCCATCGTTGAGGGCCTCGCCCAACGCATCGCCGCCGGGAACGTCCCGGACATGCTGGCAGGAGCGCGCATCCTGGAGCTCGACATGGGGGCGGTTGTTGCCGGGACATGCTGGCGTGGCATGTTCGAAGAGCGCTTGAAAGACGCCATCAAGCACGCGGAGGAGGCAGGAGGCAAGGTGATCCTCTTCATTGATGAGTTGCACATGATTGTTGGCGCCGGCGATAAAGGAGGCCCCATGGACGCCGCCAATATCCTCAAGCCAGCATTAGCCCGCGGCCGCATCCGTTGTGTGGGTGCTACCACTTGCCAAGAGTACCAAAGGTATATCCAGACGGACGCTGCACTTGAGCGCCGGTTCCAgaaggttgtcgtcgaggaaccaAGCGTGCAGGGCACCATCACCATCCTAAAAGGGCTGAAACAGCGGTACCAAGAGCACCATGGCTTGAAAATCCAGGACGATGCTCTCGTTGCTGCAGCACAGCTCGCCGCCCGTTATATTACTG GTCGCCAGTTTCCTGACAAGGCGATTGATTTGATTGACGAGGCATGCTCTACTGCAAAGGTACATTTTGACAAGCAGAAAGTGGAGAATAATATAATTAGCTCTATATTTGCACCGAAGGAGTTAACTGTTGGCCCAGATCATGTCGCACAG GTTGTCAGTCGATGCACTAGAATCCCTCTCACGACACTTGGTCAAGAGGAGAAGGAGAAGTTAGTCCACCTAGCGGAAAAATTGCATGAGCGAGTCATCGGTCAGGATGAAGCGGTCAATTTGGTTGCGCAAGCGGTGCTACGTTCTAGGGTTGGTTTTGGTCAATCTAGCCGACCGATAGGTTCATTCCTCTTTTTGGGGCCGCTTGGTGTTGGAAAAACAGAACTCGCAAAAGCTCTCGCCGAGAGGATATTTCACAATGAGAAGATGTTGATCCGCTTTGATATGTCGGAATATGCTGAGAGTGGGTCTCTGTCGCGCCTCATTGGGGGACCTCGAAG CTATGAAGAAGATGGAAAACTTACCGAGAAAGTCAAGAGGTCTCCATACAGTGTTGTCCTTTTCGATCAGGTGGATAAGGCAGACCCCTCAATATTCAAGGTTTTTATCCAACTCCTTGATGATGGTACGTTGACCGATGGCAAAGGACACGTCGTAGATTTTAAAAACACTATCATCATTATGACCTCAACTCTAGGAGCAGAGCACCTAACAACAAGAATGGGCATAGGAAACACAGTCAAAGCTGGTCGGGGTCTTCTTATGGGGCAG GTTCTGAAACGCTTGAAGCCTGAACTTATTGACAGACTGAGTGAGGTTGTGATATTTGAGCTGCTTTCACACGACGAACTGAAGGAAATATTGAAAATCCAGATGAAGgatgtcattgccacagtagctAACAAGGGCGTCTCTCTATTTATAACTGATGCCGCGCAGGATGTCATTTTGTCGGAATCATACCACCTGGTAAGTGGCGCAAGGCCCATAAGGAGATGGGTGGAGAAGAATGTGACGACAGTTCTTTCAAACATGCTGGTCAATGGAGAAGCTTGTGAAGGCTCGACCATCTCCATCGATGCTGCAGATGTTAACAGGGGGCTGAGGTACCATGTACTGAAGAAGCAGGGGAGCACAGACCCATAA